One region of Drosophila sechellia strain sech25 chromosome 4, ASM438219v1, whole genome shotgun sequence genomic DNA includes:
- the LOC6620279 gene encoding protein pangolin isoform X4: MPHCGTSNTEINLNSSELINYQKNRSNEDLQNKHDKKYSINLKTGQVTDGGCNDQYTQLTDNKIEQYNCNDFDKVCIVPSSRSDGMEASLSELLLSPNKSISQPWQAAEEIESWQDDSFRHRNEMFSCIYTNSMLNQQQCSQQQLLATQLLYARLLRSQLAERESHSNKFNMVHYSGSKKTMLRQDELLSTPSSQDNNNNIKLIHDIENSLSCVDPPLFEFSNIHQSQREEQKNKQDDKNCYSPKLKSNKEALDGYDLQHTCDFIREQKNILIDIKKQLENLSDSSGKFRKRLSVRQSHIEVNNGSNSALEESVRRQLNGNRKSIENLLEEVKRLYNQWSSAELYYVRSLQRLGLPSEEDGEYTSTPTHTIMALAAIALSNESDILPQKTTAVHSKIPDIERESDLFLTSAKPKTLVEIEDIILQLASAVNMHQSSAASTTHESYSDSVKSDCEESNSAPTCIWHSTRRTFRRKKDVEPCSTAAEIILEYASLSSSSPAETSRLLTSASNFTDVTENYNVTTQLPIVFNYNRESSAVSIITDPLILPEFSTASSTPSTSSNSGCSTGMVTGIFGLSQNRRKQRLAKHIETLPTNSFKSNAIRGNGDNEIASQLKTSPSITASPTENVSHLITKTLSSPNASLTAQELSITNLFKERLCALQGNAGSMKTEIFPIIDAPYDLSIGSKTKHMNLEAKHSSNAQSNESKEATNDKKKPHIKKPLNAFMLYMKEMRAKVVAECTLKESAAINQILGRRWHELSREEQSKYYEKARQERQLHMELYPGWSARDNYGYVSKKKKRKKDRSTTDSGGNNMKKCRARFGLDQQSQWCKPCSPNLGVISSVSNNGSSVGITSNAAVNSIGVGMLAPI, translated from the exons ATGCCACACTGTGGAACATCTAATactgaaattaatttaaactcAAGCGAATTAATCAATTACCAGAAAAATAGGAGCAATGAGGATCTACAAAACAAGCACgataaaaaatattcaatcAATTTGAAAACGGGACAGGTCACTGATGGTGGGTGCAATGACCAATATACGCAATTAACTGACAACAAAATAGAACAATATAACTGCAATGATTTTGATAAAGTTTGTATTGTACCATCAAGTAGATCAGACGGAATGGAGGCATCGTTATCCGAACTCCTTTTAAGTCCgaataaatcaatttcccAGCCTTGGCAAGCAGCAGAAGAAATAGAAAGTTGGCAAGATGACAGTTTTCGCCAtcgaaatgaaatgttttctTGTATATATACGAATAGTATGCTAAATCAGCAGCAATGCTCGCAACAGCAGCTTTTGGCCACACAACTTTTATATGCTCGGCTTCTTCGGTCTCAGTTAGCTGAACGGGAATCCCATTCGAATAAATTCAACATGGTTCATTATTCAGGATCTAAAAAGACCATGCTTCGACAAGATGAGCTTCTATCAACCCCATCTTCGCAggataataataacaatattaagTTAATTCATGATATCGAAAACAGCTTAAGTTGTGTAGATCCCCCTTTGTTTGAATTTTCTAACATTCATCAAAGTCAAAGAGaggaacaaaaaaataaacaagatgACAAAAACTGTTACTCACCAAAATTAAAATCGAACAAGGAAGCCCTAGATGGGTACGACTTACAACACACATGTGATTTTATCAGGGAGCAAAAAAACATTCTTATCGACATTAAAAAACAACTAGAAAATCTCTCAGATAGCTCAGGTAAATTTAGGAAAAGGTTAAGTGTGCGTCAAAGTCACATTGAAGTAAATAATGGCTCTAATTCAGCCCTAGAGGAAAGTGTAAGACGACAACTAAATGGAAATCGCAAGTCTATTGAAAACTTACTGGAAGAGGTAAAAAGATTATATAATCAATGGAGCAGCGCTGAGCTCTATTATGTTCGCAGCTTACAACGCTTAGGACTCCCATCAGAGGAAGATGGTGAATATACATCTACACCAACACATACTATTATGGCATTGGCTGCTATAGCTCTGTCTAATGAAAGTGATATTTTGCCACAGAAAACAACTGCAGTGCACTCTAAGATTCCAGATATTGAAAGGGAGTCCGATTTGTTTTTGACCTCAGCAAAACCTAAAACGTTGGTCGAAATAGAGGATATAATATTACAACTCGCATCAGCTGTTAATATGCATCAATCCAGCGCTGCTAGCACCACTCATGAATCCTACAGTGATAGTGTTAAAAGCGATTGCGAAGAATCAAACTCAGCACCCACTTGCATATGGCATTCGACAAGGCGAACCTTTCGCCGCAAAAAAGACGTTGAGCCTTGTAGCACTGCAGCTGAGATTATTTTAGAATATGCTTCATTGTCTTCATCTTCTCCCGCTGAAACCTCCCGCTTGCTTACATCTGCATCAAATTTTACAGATGTTACAGAAAATTATAATGTCACAACGCAATTGCCTATTGTGTTTAATTACAATCGAGAAAGTTCAGCTGTGTCAATCATTACCGATCCTCTAATTCTTCCTGAGTTTTCTACTGCATCTTCAACCCCATCGACTAGTAGTAATAGTGGATGCTCTACTGGAATGGTTACTGGAATTTTCGGGCTAAGTcaaaaccgaagaaaacaaagacTTGCAAAGCACATTGAAACTCTGCCTACGAATTCTTTTAAATCGAATGCAATAAGGGGAAATGGTGACAACGAAATCGCTAGTCAGCTAAAAACGTCGCCATCAATTACAGCATCGCCGACTGAAAATGTTTCCCATTTAATTACTAAGACATTGTCTTCGCCTAATGCATCTTTAACAGCGCAGGAACTTTCCATAACTAATCTGTTTAAAGAACGCCTATGCGCTTTACAGGGGAATGCCGGATCAATGAAGACTGAAATTTTTCCCATAATAGATGCCCCATACGACTTAAGTATTGGAAGCAAGACAAAACACAT GAACCTGGAAGCAAAACACTCATCAAATGCGCAATCAAATGAATCCAAGGAGGCaacaaatgataaaaaaaaaccccatATTAAGAAACCACTAAATGCGTTCATGCTCTATATGAAGGAAATGCGTGCTAAGGTTGTTGCCGAATGCACACTAAAGGAATCGGCTGCGATTAATCAGATTTTAGGAAGACGG TGGCACGAACTTTCCCGCGAAGAACAAAGCAAATATTACGAAAAAGCTCGACAAGAGCGCCAATTGCATATGGAATTGTATCCGGGGTGGAGCGCACGAGATAACTATGGTTACGtgtcaaaaaagaaaaagcgaaaaaaagaCAGATCGACAACGGATTCGGGAG GtaataatatgaaaaaatgCCGCGCCCGTTTTGGACTAGATCAACAGAGTCAGTGGTGCAAACCGTGCAG